CTACGTCTGGGTCCCCACCGCGATCTCCGAGCCCGGCACCCAGCTCGAGGTGCAGACGCCGGCGGGAGCGGTCGCTGGTCGCACAACGGCCATCCCCTTCGTCGACCCGAAGAAGCGAACGCCGCTCCAGTAGCCGAGCGCGACCGCAGTGGCAGGTTGCGTTTGCGCAGCGTTGCGACAAGCGCGAGAGGCAAACGACGTTGCCGTTCCGCGATGGAAGCCCCGGGTGACGAGCGACATCGAAGGAAGACGGCACGGATCCGGCGCGAATGGGCCGAAGTGGCGGATGCGCATGGAGTCGCTTAGCAGCAAGTGACGGCGGCGACTCGACCGATACCTGCGAGCTCGCACAAGATCAGCGATCGAGCGCCTTCCACCACTTGCGTAACCCGGCCACGTCCAACTGCCGTGTTCCGCCGTGGGCCTCCATCACGATCGCTGCCTCGCTTTGATTCGCATAAGCGAGAACAGGCGTGCCCATGACGCCAGGGCGATCGATACCAATGACAAATACGGCTTCGTTTGCGGGCACCCAGGGATGAACGCCTGTGTGAGACTGCATCGGATCTTCATCCGGTCTCATCACCTCCACAAATGTGGCTTCCACACGCCCGTGTGGGGACGGTGCGCTCAGATGGACGAGCATGTCGCCGAGCGAACAGAAGAAGAAGCGAGACCCGTCGCGGTGGACGACCTGACCCCGCGGTGCGGACATTTCGTGCACCAGCATTCCGCAGACCTCGTCCTCTTGGTCGCTCAGTGCAACGGTCTCGTGGACCTTCATCGCGGTGCTATTGCTCGAAGGATCGCAGCTCGAGAGCGCAACAGCGAGGGTTGCAACGGCGATTCGCCGGTATATGGATCCAGTCGACACTACACCACCTTGCGTCGCGACAGCAGCGCGCCGCTGATCAGCGCTGGGACGACGATCCAGCTACACCAGAGCAGCCACGTAATTGCTGTCCCTGGCAAACCCGTGGTCATTCCAAGATCTCGGAGCACGTCGGGTCCGGCGAGTTGGTACATCATTTGAACACGGTAGAGGCCCGCCGGATTCCCCACCACGAGGGCTGAGACCGCCGATTGCGGGAGCCCTCCGTCGCTGATGACCAGCAGACCCAGGATGCCCAGGTCATAAAAGAAGACGAGACCGAACCACACCACCACCACCACGCTGGCGGCAGTCGCCTGACGTCGCGTTACCGTCGAGATCAGAAGTCCTATTGAGAGGAATGCCAAGCCGAGCAGCAGCGTTGGTCCCATCAACGCCAGCAACGTGCGGGCCCCGTCTGGATCACTTACCGCGATGGCGGCGCCGAGCCCCAGACCAACAGCCACCGCCAGGGCGAGACTCCGTCCGATGAGCTTCGCGAATACGACCTCGAACCGTCCAACGGGTAGTGAGAGCAACAGGCCCAGCGTATTGCGCTCGCGCTCGCCCGCTATTGCATCGTGCGAAAGCACGAGGGCAACCAGTGGAACCAGCAGGCTGGCCAGTGTAACCAGGCTAGGCCCCGTGAGCTTCGCGACCTCGGCTTCAGCGCTTCGGCCGTAGAGCCCCACGCCCGAGGCGAGTAGCGCGAATAGAATGCTGATCACCACGACCCAGCGGTCGCGCATTCGCTCGAGCAACTCGTGCCAAATCAGTGCTCGTCCGACGGGTCCCATCACGCGACTCCTACTTCGAGCACGAGCTTGTCATACACAACATCCAGAGTCGGCTCTTCGACGCGAATACCACGCACCACACCCGGGAATCCGCTCTGAATTTCCACCAGTTCGAGAGTTTCATCCGAAGCCACCTCGGCCAGGATGCGATCGCCCACACGCTCGATTTGTCCTTTACCCCACTTGCGCATGGCCTCACACAGGAGTTCCACCTTTGCGTCTGGAGCCTGGGCTACCTCGAACCAGATGCGATGCGGAACCTCCGCACTGCGGCGTAAATCCTCCGAGGTCCCGTGCGCGAGAACCCGGCCCGCTCTCAGAACGCAAATCTCATCCATCCGTCGCTCCATCAGTGCGAGATCGTGGGTGGAGGCAAGCACCATGCGCCCGGCCTCGCGCCACTCGGCGATCACCGACCACAACACCGAAAGTCCCTCCTGATCGAGGCCGACAGTAGGCTCGTCAAGCACGAGCAGATCGGGTGTGGAGAGAATGGCGACCCCCAGACCCAGCCGCTGCCGCATGCCACGCGAGTAACCGCGAATGGCGCGTGGCGCGGCGTGGGCGAGACCGACCCGTTCGAGCACCCTGTCCACATGGCTGCGCGCGACGCCTCGCGCGCTTGCGAAAAAACGCAGCAGCTGGTGGCCGGACAAATTCTCTGAGAAGGCGATGGCCTCCGGCAAGTAGCCGATGCGTCGCTTCCAGTCGTTGTCGATCTCAACCGGCTTGCCGTCGGCTTCGAAAACCGCAAAGTCGGGGCGAACCAGGCCGAGCAACACTTTGATCAGGGTAGACTTCCCAGCACCGTTGGGGCCGACGAGCATTACTGCACGCCCGTCGCCGATCGCGAGGCTCACGTCGTCGAGCGCCTGCAATGAACCGAATCGCACCGATGCGCCGCGCACTTGCAAACCCCTCATGACTCCGGCTCCCTGAGAAGAGGTGATTGATCGACAATGGTGGGCGTTCGCAGCATCGGCAGGCGGTCTATCATATGCGAGAGGATCTCGAGCGCCGGACTGCGAAGCAGCAGTGTCGCGCTGGGGTAGCGGTAGAGCAAGACAGCGGTGAAGCTGTCTACCCGATGGGGTCGATCGCCGATCCCGTCCCCATCCTGATCCCAGCCGAGGTAGTCGGCCCAGTAGTTGCCCCGGCCGGATTCGCCCCAGATCTGATCCTCGGCCCCCACATAAAATACCTGCTCTCGATTTCCGCGGATCACGTTGCCCTCCAAGTGATTGCGCCGGGTGCCAGCCCAGATCTTCAAGCCAATTTCGTTGTCGAGTAGTACGTTGTCCTCGATCGTATTTCCGGTACTCGAGTAAAAAAACATTCCGCTCCCGTTTCGCGCGAGCACGTTGTGGCGAATTTCCGAGTCCCGCAGATCCCGGAAGAGTAGACCCTCGCGACGATTGCCGGAGGCGCGATTTCCCTCGACGATGAGATTGTGGCTCTCCATCAACGCGATGCCGAGGGTGTTGTTGTTCATCACATTGTCTCGCAGCACGTTGTCGTGCGAATACATGTAGTGCACGCCGAAGCGCACGTGCTCCGCCAGGTTGGCCTCGATCAGACTGTTCTCAGTGGCGGATACGTAAATACCGTCACGCACATCATGCACTTCGTTGTCGCGAATGACGAGATGGCTCGCATTGAAGAGATGAATGCCGTTGCCTCGATCCGCCACCCTCACTTCTTTGCGTCCCCAAATGTGGTTGCCCTCAATCAGCGCGCCATCGGTCTCATGGACCCAGATACCAAACGCACAGTCGCGCAAGGTGTTGTTGCGCACCACGGCTCCGGTCGCCGATGCCTCGACGAAAATGCAAGCATCGGGCGCGCCAATGTCCTTTCCGCTCTGCTTGACCACGAGATCTTCAACACGAACACCGGGGGCCACGATGACGAGTGGGGTTCCCCGACCGCCACCATCGATTACCCCTCCATGGCCGCGCAGGGTCAGGGGCTTTTCGATTCGGATCGGGCCTTCGTAGTGACCCGGCCCGAGTTCGATTACATCGCCCGGTGTGGCGCGGTCGAGTATCGCTTGCAGATTTCCGCGGTCGGTCTCGGTATCGACCCGCGTCACTGCCCCCGAGCTAGTAGTCGCAACTCCCGCTAGCAAGCCGACTGTGAGCATCACGCTTTCGAACATCCGCCACTTCATATGTCCACCACGTCAGCTCGGAGCTTGTTGACCTTCAGCTGCTCTCGGGGAGAAAGGTCCAAGCGGTTCTCGAGCTTGGCCAGCCCGATCAACGGCGGGCAAACCTGGTCGTCATGGTAAATGACCTCGCACTCCATGCAGGAGAGACACTCGCGCGAATCGATGGTGCCGTCCCGCCGGAAAGCCCTGGATTCGCAACCGCGCGTGCAGATCTTGCATGAACTGCAGAAGGCACGGCGTTTCGGCCCGGAGGGTCGGAAGCTGCTGAGCAGTGCGATGCCTCCTCCCATGGGACACAGATAGCGGCAGAAGGGTCGATACATAGTGAACGAAAGCGCGAGTAGCACGAGCCACCAAGCCACAAAGCCCCACTCGCGCGTCCAGATCGGAACCAGGAAGGTCGACTTGAATGGCTCAACTTCGGCGATGCGCTCAGCCAAGATGCTGTCCCATAGGTAGACACTGGCAAGTAGAGCGAGGACCACGTAGCGCAGGTAGCGCAGCTTCAGGTGGACCCGGTCTGGTAGTTCGTATCCCTTGAAGCCCAGCCTTTTTGAGATCTTGAACGCCAGCTCGTTCATCGCGCCATAGGGGCAAACCCAGCCGCAGAAGACGCCCCGCCCCCAAATCAAAGAGACGATCAGGATGAAGATCCACGAGATAAAGACGAATGGCTCGCTCAGAAAGAGATCCCAGCGCCAGTCGTGCACCACCGCTCCCAACAGCGTGAGGATCTGCGTGACCGAGGGCTGGGCACCCATATACACGCCGACGACGAGGAAGCTGAAGATCATGCTCGCCATGTGCAGGCGACCGAGACGCTTCATGCCGACGAAGGTGTACTTGCGGGCCAGGAAGACGCCCATCACCGTGAGCAGATACGTGGCGAAGACAGCCAACTCGATGGGCCGGTTCAGCCATGCTTGGCGCCAGGGGATGCCCGTCTCCCTCTCGTCGACCAAATAGAGAGTGTCAGGGAGCTGGTGGCTCGCGCTGAACTCGCGGAACTCGCGCGTGAATCCGCCGCGACGGTCGTAGCGACTTCCCAGAAAAATCAGCTCGTAGGGTGAGCCCGGATCAAAGCGCCCCCCGCGCAACACGAAGAGTGCGCCCTCGGTCACCTCCGGCATGTCCGGGGCGGCCGCCTCCGGCAGGTTCCAGTAATCGGAGTCGCGGAAGGTGATCTCGCGCAGGCCTTGTTGGACGCGCACGCGGTCGAAAATACCGCCGCGCACGAATGCCGAGCCTTTGAAGGAGCCACTGCCATTATTGAAGATCACGAAGAGGTGCTCACCATCCTCGAGTTGACCCATGTAGTACTTGTAACTGTTCTCGCCGAGCAACGACCGGCCGATGTGAGGCGAATCCACGACGCCAAAGTAGAGATTCACGTAGGGAGCCGCGCTTTCGTCCACTCCCATGTCGACATGGGTGACGAGCATATGGCCGAGTGCGCCTCTCTCGAGCATCTGCTGGAAGGTCCACGGTACGGCTTCCTCGACGAAGTGTCCGTGGTTCATGGTGCTCACGGCGATGACCCCCACCGCGGCGCCCAGAGACCGCGCCGTTTCGAGCACCGTGCTGTTTTGAACCAGCGCAGTTACGGTGGCACCCGAGATTCCGTCGACGGAGACGACGTCGGGTTTATCCGATCGGCCCACCACAATGTGTTGCAGGGCCGAGTGCCCGGCGTAGAAGTTCACAAAGTCGATAAGTGCCTGCTCGGGAACCCCCACCAACAGGATTGGCTCGCTGTGGTGAATGACCTGAGCGCCGGTGATGACGCCGTCGGTGTCGAGGCCGAGCAAGGTGACGAGGGGCTTTCCCGAGTAGGCGTTTAGGTCGACAAAGTCTGGGGATAGCGCCAACCAGCCTACGACCTCGCCATCCTCGCCGAGCGCATCCCAGTGCGCTGCGCCATCGACCGGTCGGAATTGCTCGGCCTGCGGCATGATCTTGGCGCACGGCATCACTCCGCAGTCCAGGGACGTCGGAACCGTTCCCGCCCCGATGGCCAGCGCAACGCGCGGGTCGAGTGCC
This genomic window from Myxococcales bacterium contains:
- a CDS encoding ABC transporter ATP-binding protein, with protein sequence MRGLQVRGASVRFGSLQALDDVSLAIGDGRAVMLVGPNGAGKSTLIKVLLGLVRPDFAVFEADGKPVEIDNDWKRRIGYLPEAIAFSENLSGHQLLRFFASARGVARSHVDRVLERVGLAHAAPRAIRGYSRGMRQRLGLGVAILSTPDLLVLDEPTVGLDQEGLSVLWSVIAEWREAGRMVLASTHDLALMERRMDEICVLRAGRVLAHGTSEDLRRSAEVPHRIWFEVAQAPDAKVELLCEAMRKWGKGQIERVGDRILAEVASDETLELVEIQSGFPGVVRGIRVEEPTLDVVYDKLVLEVGVA
- a CDS encoding ABC transporter permease, producing MGPVGRALIWHELLERMRDRWVVVISILFALLASGVGLYGRSAEAEVAKLTGPSLVTLASLLVPLVALVLSHDAIAGERERNTLGLLLSLPVGRFEVVFAKLIGRSLALAVAVGLGLGAAIAVSDPDGARTLLALMGPTLLLGLAFLSIGLLISTVTRRQATAASVVVVVWFGLVFFYDLGILGLLVISDGGLPQSAVSALVVGNPAGLYRVQMMYQLAGPDVLRDLGMTTGLPGTAITWLLWCSWIVVPALISGALLSRRKVV
- a CDS encoding nitrous oxide reductase accessory protein NosL, with the protein product MSTGSIYRRIAVATLAVALSSCDPSSNSTAMKVHETVALSDQEDEVCGMLVHEMSAPRGQVVHRDGSRFFFCSLGDMLVHLSAPSPHGRVEATFVEVMRPDEDPMQSHTGVHPWVPANEAVFVIGIDRPGVMGTPVLAYANQSEAAIVMEAHGGTRQLDVAGLRKWWKALDR
- the nosD gene encoding nitrous oxide reductase family maturation protein NosD; translated protein: MKWRMFESVMLTVGLLAGVATTSSGAVTRVDTETDRGNLQAILDRATPGDVIELGPGHYEGPIRIEKPLTLRGHGGVIDGGGRGTPLVIVAPGVRVEDLVVKQSGKDIGAPDACIFVEASATGAVVRNNTLRDCAFGIWVHETDGALIEGNHIWGRKEVRVADRGNGIHLFNASHLVIRDNEVHDVRDGIYVSATENSLIEANLAEHVRFGVHYMYSHDNVLRDNVMNNNTLGIALMESHNLIVEGNRASGNRREGLLFRDLRDSEIRHNVLARNGSGMFFYSSTGNTIEDNVLLDNEIGLKIWAGTRRNHLEGNVIRGNREQVFYVGAEDQIWGESGRGNYWADYLGWDQDGDGIGDRPHRVDSFTAVLLYRYPSATLLLRSPALEILSHMIDRLPMLRTPTIVDQSPLLREPES
- a CDS encoding 4Fe-4S binding protein, producing MTTRLLLLLLVLISGSWALDPRVALAIGAGTVPTSLDCGVMPCAKIMPQAEQFRPVDGAAHWDALGEDGEVVGWLALSPDFVDLNAYSGKPLVTLLGLDTDGVITGAQVIHHSEPILLVGVPEQALIDFVNFYAGHSALQHIVVGRSDKPDVVSVDGISGATVTALVQNSTVLETARSLGAAVGVIAVSTMNHGHFVEEAVPWTFQQMLERGALGHMLVTHVDMGVDESAAPYVNLYFGVVDSPHIGRSLLGENSYKYYMGQLEDGEHLFVIFNNGSGSFKGSAFVRGGIFDRVRVQQGLREITFRDSDYWNLPEAAAPDMPEVTEGALFVLRGGRFDPGSPYELIFLGSRYDRRGGFTREFREFSASHQLPDTLYLVDERETGIPWRQAWLNRPIELAVFATYLLTVMGVFLARKYTFVGMKRLGRLHMASMIFSFLVVGVYMGAQPSVTQILTLLGAVVHDWRWDLFLSEPFVFISWIFILIVSLIWGRGVFCGWVCPYGAMNELAFKISKRLGFKGYELPDRVHLKLRYLRYVVLALLASVYLWDSILAERIAEVEPFKSTFLVPIWTREWGFVAWWLVLLALSFTMYRPFCRYLCPMGGGIALLSSFRPSGPKRRAFCSSCKICTRGCESRAFRRDGTIDSRECLSCMECEVIYHDDQVCPPLIGLAKLENRLDLSPREQLKVNKLRADVVDI